In one window of Musa acuminata AAA Group cultivar baxijiao chromosome BXJ3-2, Cavendish_Baxijiao_AAA, whole genome shotgun sequence DNA:
- the LOC135631171 gene encoding vesicle-associated membrane protein 721-like — translation MEQRSLIYSFVARGTAILAEYTEFTGNFTTIASQCLQKLPATNNKFTYNCDGHTFNYLVDDGFTYGVVAAESFGRQVPIAFLERVKEDFSKRYGGGKAATAAANSLTREFGSKLKEHMQYCVDHPEEISKLAKVQAQVSEVKGVMMENIEKVLDRGEKIELLVDKTENLHSQAQDFRQQGTKMRRKMWLQNMKIKLIVLGIIIALILIIILSVCHGFKC, via the exons ATGGAGCAGCGGTCGTTGATCTACAGCTTCGTCGCCCGGGGTACGGCCATCCTGGCGGAGTACACCGAGTTCACAGGGAACTTCACTACCATCGCCTCCCAGTGCCTCCAGAAGCTCCCCGCCACCAACAACAAGTTCACCTACAACTGCGATGGCCACACCTTCAATTACCTCGTCGACGATGGCTTCA CATATGGGGTCGTTGCTGCTGAGTCGTTTGGCAGGCAAGTTCCCATTGCCTTCCTAGAGAGAGTTAAGGAGGACTTCAGTAAACGATATGGAGGAGGAAAAGCTGCAACAGCTGCAGCCAATAGTCTAACCCGAGAGTTTGG GTCAAAGCTTAAAGAGCACATGCAATATTGTGTGGACCACCCTGAGGAAATAAGCAAGCTGGCCAAAGTGCAAGCTCAGGTTTCTGAAGTAAAAGGGGTCATGATGGAAAATATCGAGAAG GTTCTTGATCGTGGGGAGAAAATTGAGTTGCTTGTTGACAAAACAGAAAACCTCCACTCCCAG GCTCAAGATTTCAGGCAGCAGGGAACAAAGATGAGAAGGAAAATGTGGCTACAGAATATGAAGATAAAACTTATTGTCTTGGGCATCATCATCGCACTAATCCTCATCATTATCTTGTCTGTTTGCCATGGCTTCAAATGCTAG
- the LOC135630651 gene encoding protein SULFUR DEFICIENCY-INDUCED 1-like, which yields MESESRGKRGEMEGGNWKRSGGGEKKDLFHVIHKVPPGNSPYVRAKQLQLVEKDPEAAILWFWKAINGRDRVDSALKDMAVVMKQQDRAEEAVEAIRSFRHLCSKQAQESLDNLLIDLYKKCGMVEEQIELLKQKLRMIHMGEAFNGKATKTARSHGKKFQISIKRETARILGNLGWAYMQQNNYAAAEVVYRKAQMIEPDANKACNLGLCLMKQGRLDEARRALEDVTHGRFSAAGDGTSSKNKAEELLREIEVRPATSTSEVGLGIEDEIMERIELVLNEWVPSRSKRLPIFEEISAFRDRIAC from the exons ATGGAGTCTGAAAGCAGAGGGAAGAGGGGGGAGATGGAAGGAGGGAATTGGAAGAGGAGCGGAGGAGGCGAGAAGAAGGATCTGTTCCATGTGATCCACAAGGTCCCGCCCGGCAACAGCCCTTACGTCCGCGCCAAGCAACTTCAG TTGGTGGAGAAGGATCCGGAAGCTGCAATTTTATGGTTCTGGAAGGCGATAAATGGCAGGGATAGGGTGGACAGTGCTCTCAAGGACATGGCGGTGGTGATGAAACAGCAGGATCGAGCCGAAGAAGCAGTCGAAGCCATCAGATCCTTCAGGCACCTCTGCTCCAAGCAAGCGCAGGAATCCCTCGACAACCTCCTCATCGATCTCTACAAG AAATGTGGGATGGTAGAGGAGCAGATCGAGCTGCTGAAGCAGAAGCTCCGCATGATACACATGGGTGAGGCCTTCAACGGGAAGGCGACCAAAACAGCACGTTCTCACGGCAAGAAGTTCCAGATCTCCATTAAGCGAGAGACTGCTCGCATCCTG GGAAATCTAGGCTGGGCATACATGCAGCAGAACAACTACGCCGCCGCCGAGGTGGTCTACCGCAAGGCTCAGATGATCGAGCCTGACGCCAACAAGGCCTGCAACCTCGGGCTGTGCCTCATGAAGCAAGGCAGACTCGACGAGGCTCGGCGAGCGCTCGAGGATGTCACTCACGGCCGCTTCTCGGCCGCGGGTGACGGGACGAGTTcgaagaacaaggcagaagagctGCTGCGCGAGATTGAGGTCCGGCCAGCGACATCGACGTCGGAGGTTGGGCTCGGTATAGAAGACGAGATCATGGAGAGAATCGAGCTGGTGTTGAACGAGTGGGTGCCTTCGAGGTCAAAGAGGCTGCCCATTTTTGAGGAGATCTCCGCCTTCAGAGATCGGATAGCTTGCTGA